One stretch of Plasmodium vivax chromosome 8, whole genome shotgun sequence DNA includes these proteins:
- a CDS encoding histone H2A, putative (encoded by transcript PVX_095190A), producing MEVPGKVIGGKVGGKVGGKVLGLGKGGKGKTGSGKTKKAPLSRASRAGLQFPVGRVHRMLKTRISSDGRVGSTAAVYAAAILEYLTAEVLELAGNATKDLKVKRITPRHLQLAIRGDEELDTLIKATIAGGGVIPHIHKALMNKVPVPPTQAKKPKKN from the exons ATGGAAGTTCCAGGAAAAGTGATTGGTGGCAAAGTGGGAGGAAAAGTCGGAGGTAAAGTCCTTGGTcttggaaaaggaggaaagggaaaaacag GTTCCGGTAAAACCAAGAAGGCACCTCTGTCCCGAGCATCGCGAGCAGGTTTACAATTCCCAGTAGGAAGAGTCCACAGAATGCTAAAAACGAGAATTTCTTCGGACGGAAGAGTTGGATCAACTGCAGCTGTTTACGCAGCGGCAATTTTGGAGTACCTCACTGCCGAAGTTTTAGAATTAGCAGGAAATGCAACCAAGGATTTGAAAGTGAAGAGAATTACGCCCAGACATTTGCAGCTAGCCATTcgag GTGACGAAGAGTTGGATACACTTATAAAGGCAACCATTGCTGGAGGTGGTGTCATTCCACACATCCACAAGGCCTTGATGAACAAAGTGCCCGTGCCTCCCACCCAGGCCAAGAAGCCAAAGAAAAACTAG